From Enterococcus wangshanyuanii, the proteins below share one genomic window:
- a CDS encoding DUF2200 domain-containing protein, which yields MPEKKPRIFGMSFASVYPLYVQKAEKKGRTKAEVDEIIFWLTGYDEKELQGQIDSMNDFETFFDEAPQLNPNVSLIKGVICGYRVEEIEDELMQKIRYLDKLVDELAKGKAMEKILRK from the coding sequence ATGCCTGAAAAGAAACCGAGGATTTTTGGAATGTCTTTTGCAAGTGTTTATCCGCTTTATGTGCAAAAAGCAGAGAAAAAAGGACGGACGAAAGCAGAAGTTGATGAAATTATTTTTTGGCTGACAGGCTATGATGAAAAAGAGCTGCAAGGTCAAATAGATTCAATGAACGATTTTGAAACATTTTTCGATGAAGCGCCGCAGCTGAATCCGAATGTATCTTTGATCAAAGGGGTTATTTGTGGGTATCGAGTGGAAGAGATTGAAGATGAATTGATGCAAAAAATCCGTTATCTGGATAAATTAGTAGACGAATTAGCAAAAGGAAAAGCAATGGAAAAGATTTTGCGGAAATAG
- a CDS encoding amidohydrolase, with translation MTNIQEKMPQAEMVKWRRHLHRHPELSFHEVETAKYIQSVLAEFPNLEVSSLTENSVIAILKGSKPGKTIALRADIDALPIVEEADVEFSSENPGVMHACGHDTHTAMLLGAVKTLTEMQDKIAGTVKFIFQPAEEEPPGGAKLLVEAGVMDDVDLVFGLHIAPNIPVGMIGTRKGAASAASDVFTLKIQGKGSHGSTPDLSIDPIMIGVEVINNLNNIVSRNISPFSNVVISIGEFNAGKTANVIPDTAQIQGTVRTNDKEIRQYVKQRIETIIDNVCKMYDATYDLDYLLGYSEVNNDSAATDLVLAAAEKVVGKAQIFEAPKMMGGEDFSAYTDVKPGSFFILGGGTAAEGCGYMNHHPKFKIMEDCFKTGAAMHTQIILDILGQ, from the coding sequence ATGACAAATATCCAAGAAAAAATGCCACAGGCAGAAATGGTGAAATGGAGAAGACATTTACATCGTCACCCCGAGTTATCCTTTCATGAAGTTGAGACAGCAAAATACATTCAATCGGTCTTAGCTGAATTTCCTAATTTGGAAGTCAGCTCGTTGACAGAAAATAGTGTGATAGCGATTCTAAAGGGAAGCAAACCAGGAAAAACGATTGCATTAAGAGCAGATATCGATGCATTACCTATTGTTGAGGAGGCAGATGTTGAGTTTTCATCTGAAAACCCTGGTGTGATGCATGCCTGTGGACACGATACACATACAGCGATGCTTTTAGGTGCGGTGAAAACACTGACTGAAATGCAGGATAAAATTGCTGGTACTGTGAAATTTATTTTTCAACCAGCAGAAGAAGAACCGCCAGGTGGCGCGAAATTGTTGGTTGAAGCAGGGGTGATGGATGATGTCGATCTAGTTTTTGGTCTTCATATTGCTCCAAATATTCCTGTAGGCATGATCGGTACAAGAAAAGGTGCCGCTAGTGCGGCCTCTGATGTCTTTACATTGAAGATTCAAGGAAAAGGCTCACACGGCTCAACACCAGATCTTTCAATTGACCCAATTATGATTGGCGTAGAAGTCATCAATAATCTAAACAATATTGTTTCACGTAATATCAGCCCTTTTTCAAATGTTGTTATCTCTATTGGTGAATTTAATGCTGGAAAAACAGCAAATGTGATTCCAGATACAGCACAAATTCAAGGGACGGTTCGTACGAATGATAAAGAAATTCGTCAGTATGTCAAACAACGTATAGAAACGATCATCGATAATGTCTGCAAAATGTATGATGCCACCTATGATCTAGATTATTTGTTAGGATATAGTGAAGTAAACAATGACAGTGCCGCAACTGATTTAGTGCTGGCAGCGGCAGAAAAAGTCGTTGGAAAAGCGCAAATATTTGAAGCGCCTAAAATGATGGGCGGCGAAGATTTTTCTGCTTATACAGATGTCAAGCCAGGATCTTTCTTTATTTTAGGTGGAGGAACGGCGGCAGAAGGCTGTGGTTATATGAATCACCATCCAAAATTCAAAATCATGGAAGACTGCTTCAAAACAGGTGCAGCGATGCATACTCAAATTATTTTAGATATTTTAGGTCAATAA